Sequence from the Amaranthus tricolor cultivar Red isolate AtriRed21 chromosome 1, ASM2621246v1, whole genome shotgun sequence genome:
gactaattttgatttttcaccTTGTAATTGCTCTATCTTTCGAACTAGAGAAACCGAAAGTGAATGCAAGTATTGTTCACCTTTAAATTTTTCTAAAGCTACATCAGCCGCAACTAGCAAACATTCtagttttgtaagattttcaTATATGCTCAAAACACCTccattaaaatctttttttgataatggtttttttctttttgacacTTCTTTTGTAATgataaggtcaaaattaaaattaatattcacattaaaaagacaattttaatcacaaattattgtatagGAGACATGAGACAAACAAAAGTacgaattatgaaaatatatccTCTTTATTGAATAGAACATTTCTATTCAATGCTATTGATTATTTGGAAACTAAAGCAATATTTTCAACATCAGTCCATTCATTTCCTACCAAATCATAAACTTCAGAAACGACAATAACAAGAATCCACCAGTGGCATCAGATTTCCTCCTTTCTCCTTTTGTACTTGACAATACTTATGTTTGAAATGAAAGTTGAGAAAACTGTTAAGTGTTTGAGATTCcttgtaaaattaattttaagaagAAAACTTAAGCAGCAATAAGATGAGTGTGACTATATTTAGGGCATTGCGAAGAAAGTAAAGATGATAATAAAGTAATTTAGGAAAGATaacaattcaaaattttaattgagtTTGTATTATAATCTATTCAATCAATTATGCAACCGTGAAATATCCCCAATAACACTTCCAAACAAAAAAGCTGACTGTGCATCTCAACGACATAGTTGGCCGTCCTAATTCAGTTTTTCTCTTGCATCATTAAACTTCTAATCCACGTTTTAGTAATCAAACAGTTGACGGAAACATACTCCTTGAATTAAACCGTAAATTTGGGAATGAAATATTATAATGGAGTTTTAGTAATTATTGAGAGTGATTTTGCTAAGATCTAGCTACTTGAATTAAACAGTAAATTTGGGAATGAAATATTATAAggacaaaaagtaaaattatattaCAATATTGATCAACAAAGAAAGATTACAGACCTAGAAATGGTAAAAGAAAGATAAATCAAGCACTTCGAGAAGATTGAAGTCTCCTAAAATGAGTATAAACTCACCCACCAATTACTTAACaattttaatgatgataatgagcCTCTAATGCCCCTAAGAAAAGTAGCACTTAAAACTAACTTATTCCGCAAGTTACCACTAAGGCACTAACAAGGTAATTACATAATTGCccctttgtaaatcaattacccCTATTGCAGATTTTGCAAATTGTTGATTGTTAATGAACTAGCCTTTGAGTAATTCCTTTTTCTTACATGCATAGAAGATTTTTATTCAACTCTATTACTTAATCCAACAACTTTATTCAACTCTATTGCTTCTCACATTTTTATTCCACGTTAATGAAATGCTAGTAAGGCATTTGTGAGACCAGGCAATTTAGGATGAAAGGTTTCTAAAAAATTTAGCAACCATCAAACAACCATAGATTATGGTGATTGACATGGAGAGCAATATTAGGCCAAATaatccaaaaaataaataaatgagtaCATAAAAATCACAAAGGCAATTAGTCCCATTAGTAAGAGAGATAATGTCACATCAGCAATATGATCATGCTTTATCAAAAACACCATACAGGCTTTAAGGTGACTATAATCAGTTGGGTCTTGTGGTTGAAGGCTTTCCGTTTCAACCTTGTAACAAGGATTCGATTCTCACCACGTACAGTTTCCCCTTCCTCCTTGTTTGTACCAGATTCTCCAGCCTTACCCcggtcaaaaaaaaaataccatccAGACTCAGAAGGGagtcttcaacacaatcatcaACAAACATTCAAAGCTTCCAACTTGATTTCGTGCATAACTTTAATTGATGCTACTGACATACCTTTGGAGATaaacattacaaaaaaaaaaaaaaatagaagggGTTGAACTTACAGTCCGCTTAGAACTTTAATGGTATCATATAGAAACCACTGCGTAGTCACAACGGGCCCCACCAATGCAATTCGAACAGGTAAACTCCTGGTGAAGAGATTGATGAACCCTATTTTCTTCATAACCTGAGAGATAGCAATTGAAACTTTTCAGTGAAAGTAATTATTTGGATGTTTATGAAATTGGCATCATAAAAGAGAATTCCCGGTCATCCACACCTGAATCACAGAGTCAACCTTTTTGTTGAAAAGTGAGGACATAATAACATCAGCGGGATTTGATACCAACGTGCCAACAGCTCCAGCAGCGTATCCTGCCAAGCATGTCACTCCTAGCTGTTGGAGCCTCGTGCAGTCTTCCTTGCTTTGCTGAATGATATCACGATATATGAAATCGACTGAATGCTCAAATGTTGAAAACATTACCATGGAAACTGAGAAGGAAGCAACATGTACTCATATCAATCACTCCCTCTAATTCAGGAAAATATAAGGAAACTTGATAACAAACAAttcaaaaaaggaaaaaaaatagtgATTAGGAACGCACCATATCGTTTACAAACAATCTTCAAAATCAAGATCGTTTACATTTaacttttagaattttttatttttacaaatcACGAAAGCACAACTATTGTGTAAGAGCTAAGACAACAACATTAGTTATTCTCCAATATTTCTACAAAAGACAAAGATTAAGATCTGACAAGAAAAGAAAAGCAAGGATCCAAGCTCCTACTAGTTCACCCAACTTGACTTTACAGAATCAGACCAAACTCTTTAATGAGGTATTGCGACTTTGCGAGTTTcattggaaaatattttttggagTAGAGAGCAAATTCGAATTTATGTATCTGAAAATATTGTTCTAAGCTCCAAGTTTCATACATTCACACATAACCCATCAACTActacaaatttattatttctatCATTGATAAGGAAGTACCAAGGCGAAAATAAACTATCCGTTTCCCTCATTCTAGCGGCTCTACTTATAAAATCTTAAAAGGTAATGTCTATAAAAATGGTCTGATTCTAAAATCTATATTGGGCACAACTTGAATGCTGAGATAGTTCTATTGTTGCTTTATAAAGAGGTGAATGCACTACTACAATTCACAGAGCACAACTCAAAAGTAAAATGCAACATTGACATTCCATTATGATAAATACATGATTGGTGATGAGCTTAATATGTTGAAAGCGTCAATTTTACCATGTATAGAGAATAATGTTTAATAAAGAGaagaaatacaaattaagaggaAAATCAGTATTTGATCAGCCATACAAGAATAATGTGTTTGATAGCCCATTCAAAACATGTTCATTGTTGTCCAAAATGAATTTTTAGCTTAGTATGCAACCATGTAAACAGATCACAAACTTCAACGTTAAGGAAGTTACAGATACCCAACAACGGCATATGACTCACCAAATGGATAAAGAACTGCAACATTGACAAACAAGAAAGTATGTAAATGATTATTTCAGGGATGCAAGTTAAGCATTATTACATGGAAGATTACGTCCCCAAAGTGGAACAAGGCCCTTGTAAAATCTGCATTACAGAAACCAAGTATCAGCAAACATAAAGCGAACAGAGAGAGTACAAGAACACAAACCTCGGGTATTGTAATAAAGCTATTAttaagttttgtgaaaaataccCAGAGAAGCCTTCAGCTCTGTACACTTTAGGAAATCCATCAACTAAACCCTTGCCAAAGTCCGATTGAGTTTGCACGCGGACTTTAATAGATTCGAAAGGGCATAGAGCTACATCGGCAAATACTTGAGCAGATGCACTACTCAGAAAGAATATCATGCTCTTGCTGTGCCCTACCAACATATCAGAGTATTGTTTCTTAAAGTACTCGTATAAACCAAACTTGCAACCACCCTGAATCCCATATCCAAAGAACTTCCCTGACCAGCCTCTCCAAAGGCCAGACGCACCATGTTCACTCCATATTGTGGAGAAACCAGATGAAATGCTTGCATATTTGATGGGATTCACCTACTAATTCAAACAAGGAGAAattgaataataacaataaagataacCCACACTTATTACCTATTAGAACAATTTTGGATTATGGGTAAATTAAATGTTGACAAATACAATGAACAATTATATTTACAAGCAGTCATAATAAGTAAAGCTAAGATTTATATCTTGTCTCCCCATCAAAGATCTTGGGTTTGATTATCACCTAGCTCTCCCCTTCCCTCGGCCTACCCTGTAAATGAACAAGTGAAGCTAATGCATAGAGAAAAGTAACCCGACCTCAATTACCAATTTGAACCAAATGTTGGTTAATGAGCAAGTGGATGTTGACAATGAATGAAGCTaccaaaaaaaacatatataattgCTAAATAATCAAAGATTAGGTTCAATAAAGAACATCCCTATTTTACAATCTGATTTAGCTATACGAAACTAAAATGTATAATTACATAACAACCAAAACAAGGATCAAACCAAGAACCCGACACATAAAGATTCAAACCTTgcacaaataaaagaaaaaaatacccataaaattatTGAGAAAACCCAAATAAAGaatcaaaaaagaaagaaaaaaaggtgCAATACAGCAATCTTGCAAAGGATTTAAGTAGGGTATaaggaaaaaacaaaaagaaacaaacaaTTACCTGCATATTAACTTTGAGAACATCAAGAGGAGTAATAAGTAAATGCGTAGTTCCAGCACTAAGCATTCCGCCAAGAGTGCAAAGGCCATAATACCCAGGTGTAAATTCCTCAC
This genomic interval carries:
- the LOC130823265 gene encoding mitochondrial phosphate carrier protein 1, mitochondrial-like, with product MKIIERMRGVNGRFCEEFTPGYYGLCTLGGMLSAGTTHLLITPLDVLKVNMQVNPIKYASISSGFSTIWSEHGASGLWRGWSGKFFGYGIQGGCKFGLYEYFKKQYSDMLVGHSKSMIFFLSSASAQVFADVALCPFESIKVRVQTQSDFGKGLVDGFPKVYRAEGFSGFYKGLVPLWGRNLPFSMVMFSTFEHSVDFIYRDIIQQSKEDCTRLQQLGVTCLAGYAAGAVGTLVSNPADVIMSSLFNKKVDSVIQVMKKIGFINLFTRSLPVRIALVGPVVTTQWFLYDTIKVLSGLPTSGGLPKQVQDSISAG